In a single window of the Tepidamorphus gemmatus genome:
- a CDS encoding HIT domain-containing protein: MSRQFRLDPRLEADSVFVAALDLCDVRLMNDAAYPWLILVPRLADVIEIFDLDNATRHRLIDEIARAGEALRATVGAEKLNIAALGNQVPQLHVHVIARFRTDPAWPGPVWGAAPRRAYGADERGELIERLADRLT, from the coding sequence ATGAGCAGACAGTTTCGCCTCGATCCCCGTCTCGAAGCCGACAGCGTGTTCGTCGCAGCGCTCGACCTGTGCGATGTGCGGCTGATGAACGACGCGGCCTATCCGTGGCTGATCCTGGTGCCGCGGCTCGCCGACGTCATCGAGATCTTCGACCTCGACAACGCGACCCGCCACAGGCTGATCGACGAGATCGCCCGTGCCGGCGAGGCCCTGCGCGCAACGGTCGGCGCCGAAAAGCTCAATATCGCGGCGCTGGGCAACCAGGTACCGCAGCTGCACGTCCACGTCATTGCCCGGTTCCGCACCGATCCGGCCTGGCCGGGACCGGTCTGGGGCGCGGCGCCGCGGCGGGCCTATGGGGCGGACGAACGTGGCGAGCTGATCGAGCGGCTGGCCGATCGCCTGACCTGA
- a CDS encoding prephenate dehydratase: MTSRPRRIVFQGEPGANSHMACRDVYPDHEAVPCATFEDAFQAVADGTAALGMIPIENSIAGRVADIHHLMPTSQLHIIGEYFLPLHHYLVAPVGASLDTIKTVHSHIMALGQCRKTIRRLGLKAEIHADTAGAARMVAEAGDPTRAAISSRLAAEIYGLEVLASEIEDEDHNTTRFVVLSKEKAWAARGIGPIITSFIFRVRNVPAALYKALGGFATNGINMTKLESYQLEGEFFATQFFADVEGHPDDPALRNAFEELEFFTREFRILGVYRASPFRENIKEPRVVGK, from the coding sequence ATGACGAGCCGACCCCGGCGGATCGTGTTCCAGGGCGAGCCCGGCGCCAATTCGCACATGGCGTGCCGCGACGTGTATCCCGATCACGAGGCGGTCCCGTGTGCGACCTTCGAGGACGCTTTCCAGGCTGTTGCGGACGGGACCGCGGCGCTGGGCATGATCCCGATCGAGAACTCGATCGCCGGACGGGTGGCCGACATCCATCACCTGATGCCGACGTCGCAGCTGCATATCATCGGCGAGTATTTCCTGCCGCTGCACCACTATCTGGTGGCGCCGGTCGGGGCGAGCCTCGACACGATCAAGACCGTTCACAGCCACATCATGGCGCTCGGCCAGTGCCGCAAGACGATCCGGCGTCTCGGGCTGAAGGCGGAAATCCACGCCGATACCGCCGGGGCGGCGCGAATGGTCGCCGAGGCAGGCGATCCGACCCGCGCGGCGATCTCGTCGCGGCTGGCGGCCGAGATCTACGGGTTGGAGGTGCTGGCCTCGGAAATCGAGGACGAGGACCACAACACCACCCGCTTCGTCGTCCTGTCGAAGGAGAAGGCGTGGGCGGCCCGCGGCATCGGGCCGATCATCACCAGCTTCATCTTCCGGGTGCGCAATGTCCCTGCCGCGCTCTACAAGGCGCTCGGCGGCTTCGCCACCAATGGCATCAACATGACCAAGCTGGAATCCTACCAGCTCGAGGGCGAGTTCTTCGCCACCCAGTTCTTTGCCGATGTCGAGGGGCATCCCGACGATCCGGCGCTGCGCAACGCATTCGAGGAACTCGAGTTCTTTACCCGCGAGTTCCGCATCCTCGGGGTCTACCGGGCGAGCCCGTTCCGCGAAAACATCAAGGAACCGAGGGTGGTGGGCAAATAG
- a CDS encoding 3-deoxy-manno-octulosonate cytidylyltransferase, translated as MPALVLIPARMASQRLPGKPLADICGKPMIVHVMERAAAAAIGPVHVATDSAEIAAAVTAAGGSAVLTRPDHPSGSDRIDEALGRLDAAGNVDVVVNVQGDLPTVDPAIIRAAYALMSDPAVDLGTLCTEIVREEERDNPNVVKLIGTEVEPGRMRALYFTRATAPWGPGPLYHHIGLYAWRRDALSRFVGLPPSPLETREKLEQLRALEAGMRIDAARVDTVPLGVDTPADLERARALLSAGR; from the coding sequence ATGCCGGCTCTCGTCCTCATTCCCGCCCGCATGGCCTCGCAGCGGCTGCCGGGCAAGCCGCTTGCGGACATCTGCGGCAAGCCGATGATCGTGCACGTCATGGAACGGGCGGCGGCAGCGGCGATCGGTCCGGTGCATGTCGCCACCGACAGTGCCGAGATCGCCGCCGCGGTGACCGCGGCCGGCGGGTCCGCCGTACTGACCCGGCCCGACCATCCCTCGGGTTCCGACCGCATCGACGAGGCGCTCGGCCGCCTCGACGCCGCGGGAAACGTCGATGTCGTGGTCAATGTCCAGGGTGACCTGCCGACGGTCGATCCGGCGATCATCCGGGCCGCTTACGCGCTGATGTCCGACCCGGCAGTGGACCTCGGCACGCTGTGTACCGAGATCGTGCGTGAGGAGGAGCGCGACAATCCGAACGTGGTCAAGCTGATCGGCACCGAGGTGGAGCCCGGCCGGATGCGCGCCCTCTACTTCACCCGCGCCACGGCGCCGTGGGGGCCGGGACCGCTCTACCATCACATCGGACTCTATGCGTGGCGGCGCGACGCTCTGTCGCGCTTCGTGGGGCTGCCGCCCTCGCCGCTGGAGACCCGCGAGAAGCTCGAGCAGCTGAGGGCGCTGGAGGCCGGAATGCGAATCGATGCGGCCCGCGTTGACACCGTTCCGCTCGGTGTCGATACTCCGGCCGATCTTGAGCGGGCGCGTGCGCTGCTCTCGGCAGGGCGCTGA
- the nudC gene encoding NAD(+) diphosphatase, which produces MHERSRRTGYSESLLDRAAHRRSDTAWVAAAQASGRYILFDGDRPLFSVANGNAPDPIFDAGAAEALRADRSRAIFLGLDGDVAVFAAPVTALSAEEQAGEASFGSNELRAIDVRSIAVQGVVPPRMLGPIAQAKSLLDWHARHRYCAKCGAATTASEAGYRRDCPACGAQHFPRTDPVVIMLVVDGEDCILARSPRFLPGMFSALAGFIEPGETIEEAVRREVREEVGIPVGRVGYHSSQPWPFPSSLMIGCWAEALGREIVLDTSELEAGRWFSREEVVAILAGTHPDGVGAPPRMAIAHQLLKSFVEGEQVL; this is translated from the coding sequence ATGCACGAACGAAGCCGTCGCACCGGGTACAGTGAGAGCTTGCTCGACCGGGCCGCCCACAGGCGGTCCGACACCGCCTGGGTGGCCGCTGCCCAGGCAAGCGGCCGCTACATCCTGTTCGACGGGGACCGGCCGCTGTTCAGCGTGGCGAACGGCAACGCGCCCGACCCGATCTTCGATGCGGGGGCAGCGGAGGCGCTGCGGGCGGACCGCTCGCGGGCGATCTTTCTCGGGCTCGATGGCGATGTCGCGGTGTTCGCTGCGCCCGTGACCGCCCTCTCCGCCGAGGAGCAGGCGGGCGAAGCAAGCTTCGGCAGCAACGAGCTCAGGGCGATCGACGTGCGCTCGATCGCGGTGCAGGGGGTTGTGCCGCCGCGCATGCTCGGCCCCATCGCCCAGGCCAAGAGCCTGCTCGACTGGCACGCCCGGCATCGCTACTGCGCAAAATGCGGGGCAGCGACGACTGCCTCGGAAGCCGGCTACCGCCGCGACTGCCCGGCCTGCGGAGCCCAGCACTTTCCCCGCACCGACCCCGTCGTGATCATGCTGGTCGTCGATGGGGAGGATTGTATCCTCGCCCGCAGCCCCCGTTTCCTGCCCGGCATGTTCTCCGCGCTGGCCGGGTTCATCGAACCGGGTGAGACGATCGAGGAGGCGGTTCGCCGCGAGGTGCGCGAGGAGGTGGGCATCCCGGTCGGCCGGGTCGGGTATCATTCCAGCCAGCCCTGGCCGTTTCCCTCCTCGCTGATGATCGGCTGCTGGGCCGAGGCACTCGGTCGCGAGATCGTGCTCGACACCTCTGAGCTCGAAGCCGGGCGCTGGTTCAGCCGAGAGGAGGTCGTCGCGATACTGGCCGGAACCCATCCGGACGGGGTCGGGGCGCCACCGCGGATGGCGATCGCCCACCAGCTGCTGAAGAGCTTCGTCGAGGGCGAACAGGTATTGTGA
- a CDS encoding extracellular solute-binding protein, translated as MPTIIRRVTAALAIGLLTATAAVAQDDGWKHGLSLFGEVKYPPDFTHFDYVNPDAPKGGVFRQATVGTFDTLNPFNLKGTPAAGTGLLYDTLLSNALDEPSSEYGLIAEAVKYPDDYSSVTYRLNPKARWHDGQPITVDDVIWSLDTLKRSHPFFNAYYRNIVSAEATGEREVTFRFDQTGNRELPQITGQLYILPKHYWEGTDAQGRQRDFTASTLEPPLGSGPYRIKEVQPGRTITYERVPDYWAADLPVNAGQHNFDEMRFEYFRDTTVALEAFKADQFDFRVENSARRWATGYDFPAARRGDVILQTFRTANAEPMQAFAFNLRRPKFQDPRVRQAFNYAFDFEWLNANIFYGQYERTNSFFENSELAATGLPEGRELALLEEIRDMVPPEVFTTEFRNPVGGDQRKVRENLRIATQLLREAGWEIRDGRLVNTQTGEPFEVEFLNDQPDSERILAPYVQQLARLGIRATIRTVDTSQYRNRVDNFDFDIITAVFPQSLSPGNEQRDFWGSDAADAVGSRNVIGIKNPAVDFLIDKIVFAEDRESLVAASRALDRVLLWNHYVVPQFYSPDIRTARWNRFGLPEISPDYGFTTSTWWWDAEKAASIRRGS; from the coding sequence ATGCCGACCATCATCCGCCGCGTGACCGCCGCACTGGCGATCGGACTGCTGACAGCGACCGCTGCGGTCGCGCAGGACGACGGCTGGAAGCACGGGCTGTCGCTGTTCGGCGAGGTGAAGTATCCGCCCGACTTCACCCATTTCGACTACGTCAATCCGGACGCGCCGAAGGGCGGCGTGTTCCGGCAGGCGACGGTCGGCACCTTCGACACGCTCAACCCGTTCAACCTGAAGGGCACTCCCGCGGCCGGCACCGGCCTTCTCTACGACACGCTGCTGTCGAACGCGCTGGACGAGCCGAGTTCCGAGTACGGGCTGATCGCCGAGGCGGTGAAGTACCCTGACGACTACTCGTCGGTCACCTACCGGCTCAACCCCAAGGCACGCTGGCACGACGGCCAGCCGATCACCGTCGATGACGTGATCTGGAGTCTCGACACCCTGAAGAGATCACATCCGTTCTTCAATGCCTACTACCGCAATATCGTTTCCGCCGAGGCGACGGGCGAACGGGAGGTGACATTCCGATTCGACCAGACCGGAAACCGCGAACTGCCGCAGATCACCGGCCAGCTCTACATCCTGCCGAAACACTACTGGGAAGGCACCGACGCCCAGGGTCGTCAGCGCGATTTCACCGCCTCGACACTGGAGCCGCCACTGGGGTCCGGCCCCTACCGGATCAAGGAGGTCCAGCCCGGACGCACCATCACCTACGAGCGCGTGCCCGACTACTGGGCGGCCGATCTGCCCGTCAATGCCGGCCAGCATAATTTCGACGAGATGCGGTTCGAGTACTTCCGCGACACGACGGTGGCGCTGGAGGCTTTCAAGGCCGACCAGTTCGATTTCCGTGTCGAGAACAGCGCCCGGCGCTGGGCGACGGGCTACGATTTCCCGGCGGCGCGGCGCGGCGACGTCATCCTGCAGACCTTCCGTACCGCCAACGCCGAGCCGATGCAGGCCTTCGCCTTCAACCTGCGGCGCCCGAAATTCCAGGATCCGCGGGTCCGCCAGGCCTTCAACTACGCCTTCGATTTCGAATGGCTCAACGCCAACATCTTCTACGGCCAGTACGAGCGCACCAACAGCTTCTTCGAGAACTCCGAGCTTGCCGCAACCGGGCTGCCGGAAGGACGTGAACTGGCTCTGCTCGAGGAGATCCGCGACATGGTGCCGCCGGAGGTGTTCACCACGGAATTCCGGAATCCGGTCGGCGGCGATCAGCGCAAGGTGCGCGAGAACCTGCGCATTGCGACGCAGCTCCTGCGCGAGGCAGGCTGGGAGATCCGTGACGGCCGGCTGGTCAACACCCAGACCGGAGAGCCGTTCGAGGTGGAGTTCCTGAATGACCAGCCCGATTCGGAGCGCATTCTTGCGCCCTACGTCCAGCAGCTCGCCCGACTCGGCATCCGCGCCACGATCCGCACGGTCGATACGTCGCAGTATCGCAACCGCGTCGACAATTTTGACTTCGACATCATCACCGCGGTGTTTCCCCAGTCCCTGTCGCCGGGCAACGAGCAGCGCGACTTCTGGGGTTCGGATGCCGCCGACGCGGTTGGGAGCCGCAACGTTATCGGCATCAAGAATCCGGCGGTGGATTTCCTGATCGACAAGATCGTCTTCGCCGAGGACCGCGAAAGCCTCGTCGCCGCGAGCCGCGCGCTCGACCGGGTGCTGCTGTGGAACCACTATGTGGTGCCACAATTCTACAGCCCCGACATCCGCACCGCCCGGTGGAACCGCTTCGGCCTGCCCGAGATCTCGCCGGACTACGGCTTCACCACCTCGACCTGGTGGTGGGATGCAGAGAAAGCCGCCAGCATCCGCCGGGGGTCCTGA
- a CDS encoding c-type cytochrome: MDSFEFNKFAGAILLTLLVTLGVSILAEELYTAHTPEKPGYEVAVAEEEAGEAEAEAEEVVPLGVLLASADVQRGEAQARKCVACHTFDEGGANKVGPNLWEIVGRTIASHEGFSYSAAMREHVNAEGNTWTYENLDHFLANPREFMPGTAMAFAGLRRADERADLLAYLQTLSSNPVPFPAADDAAGSGGAPAAAETAAPPTTQ, encoded by the coding sequence ATGGACAGTTTCGAATTCAACAAGTTCGCAGGGGCCATCCTGCTCACCCTGCTCGTGACCCTCGGGGTCAGCATCCTGGCCGAAGAGCTCTACACGGCGCACACCCCCGAGAAGCCCGGCTATGAGGTTGCCGTTGCAGAGGAAGAGGCCGGCGAGGCCGAAGCCGAGGCCGAGGAGGTCGTTCCGCTCGGCGTGCTGCTCGCCTCAGCCGACGTCCAGCGCGGCGAGGCTCAGGCCCGCAAGTGCGTCGCCTGCCACACCTTCGACGAGGGCGGTGCCAACAAGGTCGGCCCGAACCTGTGGGAGATTGTCGGCCGAACCATCGCATCGCATGAAGGCTTTTCCTATTCCGCCGCGATGCGGGAGCACGTGAACGCCGAAGGCAACACCTGGACCTACGAGAACCTGGACCACTTCCTCGCCAATCCGCGCGAGTTCATGCCGGGAACCGCGATGGCCTTCGCGGGGCTGCGCCGCGCCGACGAGCGGGCCGATCTGCTCGCCTACCTCCAGACGCTGTCCTCCAACCCGGTTCCGTTCCCCGCGGCCGACGACGCGGCAGGTTCGGGCGGGGCGCCGGCGGCAGCCGAGACCGCCGCGCCGCCCACGACCCAGTAG
- a CDS encoding DUF2272 domain-containing protein → MSKFTSRLRQACLDELTRFANGKEYNDPFAAYVGEYWKAIGINHLDGKTTVGGIRPAWSAAFVSFCVKTAGAGDRFMYTQAHCHYVARAMDAAEKASSSFGYVARRPESYTPRVGDIVCAGRLYAKQYTYDMARMQYVADSFYPSHGDIIVDISDGHAAAVGGNLSDSVQRKRLALTPEGYLEPLTAGGKTYPWIAVLECRM, encoded by the coding sequence ATGTCGAAATTCACGTCCCGCCTGCGCCAAGCGTGCCTTGACGAGCTGACCCGATTTGCCAACGGAAAGGAGTACAATGATCCCTTCGCGGCCTATGTCGGGGAGTATTGGAAAGCCATCGGGATCAATCACCTGGACGGGAAGACGACGGTCGGGGGCATTCGCCCGGCCTGGTCGGCGGCCTTCGTGTCGTTCTGCGTCAAGACGGCGGGGGCCGGAGACCGGTTCATGTACACCCAAGCGCATTGTCATTACGTCGCAAGGGCAATGGATGCGGCGGAGAAGGCCTCGTCCAGCTTCGGATATGTCGCGCGACGGCCCGAGTCCTACACACCCAGGGTGGGTGACATTGTTTGCGCCGGCCGGCTCTATGCCAAGCAATACACGTATGACATGGCCCGCATGCAGTATGTCGCCGACAGCTTCTACCCGTCACATGGCGACATCATTGTCGATATAAGCGATGGTCATGCTGCGGCAGTCGGCGGCAACTTGTCGGACTCGGTGCAACGGAAGCGCCTGGCGTTGACACCGGAAGGGTACCTCGAGCCGCTGACGGCCGGCGGCAAGACCTATCCCTGGATCGCCGTCCTCGAGTGCCGCATGTGA
- a CDS encoding extracellular solute-binding protein has translation MLSRRDVLTAGAAVCLSPLLPCRSTAATGRRHGMSVFGDLKYPEGFTAFDYVNPDAPKGGVLSLVPSSWAFNQNPQTFNSLNTLILRGDAPVGLDMIFDSLMVRALDEPDAMYGLVAESVEISADGNTYRFHLRPEARWHDGTALTAEDVAFSLTTLKAQGHPIISQTIREMEAAEAIGASEVEVRFSGRQSRDLAFTVAGLPIISKAYYQSRPFDATTMEPPMASGPYKVGRFGAGRFIEYERVEDYWAADLPVVRGQHNFRIIRFEFYRDRDVAFEAFKAGQYLFREEFTARTWSTGYDFPAVADGRVVRITLPDDTPSGAQGWFINTRRAKFADPRVREALICAFDFEWTNRTLFFGLYKRTHSFFQKSDMMAEGLPDAAELALLEPWRGEVPDEVFGEPYSPPVSDGSGQDRRLLRQAAWLLREAGWTVEQGVLRNADGEVMRIEFLDRDPSFERIVQPYIRNLRLLGIDAISRTVDPAQFQSRMNSFDFDIVPQRYSLSPTPGEAIKQFWASSMAEVEGSRNLSGIRSPAIDALTDAVINAGTRAEMVTAARALDRVLRAGRYWIPHWYKAEHNIACWNIYERPEQKPTYGLGVLQTWWVDAERARALGLGD, from the coding sequence ATGCTGTCCCGTCGTGACGTGCTGACGGCGGGTGCCGCCGTGTGCCTGTCGCCGCTGCTGCCGTGCCGGTCGACAGCCGCCACCGGACGGCGGCACGGCATGTCGGTGTTCGGAGACCTGAAGTACCCGGAGGGATTCACCGCCTTCGATTATGTCAATCCAGATGCGCCAAAGGGCGGTGTGCTGTCGCTGGTACCGTCGAGTTGGGCCTTCAATCAGAACCCGCAGACCTTCAACTCGCTCAATACGCTGATCCTGCGCGGCGATGCTCCGGTCGGCCTCGACATGATCTTCGACAGCCTGATGGTGCGTGCGCTCGACGAGCCGGACGCGATGTACGGTCTCGTGGCGGAAAGCGTCGAGATATCGGCGGACGGGAACACCTATCGCTTCCATCTGCGCCCCGAAGCGCGCTGGCACGACGGGACGGCGCTGACGGCAGAGGATGTCGCCTTCTCCCTGACGACACTTAAGGCACAGGGCCATCCGATCATCAGCCAGACCATCCGCGAGATGGAGGCGGCCGAGGCGATCGGGGCCTCGGAGGTGGAGGTCCGCTTCTCAGGCCGGCAATCGCGCGATCTCGCCTTCACCGTGGCCGGCCTGCCGATCATCTCCAAGGCATACTACCAGAGCCGCCCGTTCGACGCGACGACCATGGAGCCGCCGATGGCCTCGGGCCCCTACAAGGTCGGTCGCTTCGGCGCCGGACGATTCATCGAGTACGAGCGGGTCGAGGACTACTGGGCGGCAGATCTCCCGGTCGTGCGCGGCCAGCACAATTTCCGCATCATCCGCTTCGAGTTCTACCGCGACCGTGACGTCGCCTTCGAAGCGTTCAAGGCCGGCCAGTACCTGTTCCGGGAGGAGTTCACCGCGCGAACCTGGTCGACGGGATATGATTTCCCGGCGGTCGCCGACGGACGGGTGGTGCGGATCACGCTGCCCGACGACACCCCTTCGGGGGCCCAGGGGTGGTTCATCAATACCCGCCGGGCAAAGTTCGCCGATCCGCGGGTTCGCGAGGCGCTGATCTGCGCCTTCGATTTCGAGTGGACCAACCGCACGCTGTTCTTCGGCCTCTACAAGCGCACCCACAGCTTCTTCCAGAAATCGGACATGATGGCCGAGGGGCTTCCGGACGCAGCGGAGCTCGCCCTGCTGGAGCCGTGGCGCGGCGAAGTTCCCGACGAGGTGTTCGGCGAGCCGTATTCGCCGCCCGTCTCGGACGGATCGGGTCAGGACCGACGGCTGCTGCGCCAGGCGGCCTGGCTGCTGCGCGAGGCCGGATGGACCGTCGAGCAGGGCGTTCTGAGAAACGCCGACGGCGAGGTGATGCGCATCGAGTTCCTCGACCGGGATCCCTCGTTCGAGCGAATCGTCCAGCCCTATATACGCAATCTGCGCCTGCTCGGCATCGACGCCATTTCGCGCACCGTCGACCCGGCACAGTTCCAGAGCCGCATGAATTCCTTCGATTTCGATATCGTGCCGCAGCGCTATTCCCTGTCGCCGACGCCGGGCGAAGCCATCAAGCAGTTCTGGGCGAGCTCGATGGCCGAGGTCGAGGGCTCACGCAACCTGTCCGGCATCCGCAGCCCGGCCATAGACGCGCTGACCGATGCGGTCATCAATGCGGGAACGCGCGCGGAAATGGTGACGGCCGCCCGCGCGCTGGACCGGGTCCTGAGGGCCGGTCGCTACTGGATCCCGCACTGGTACAAGGCCGAACACAATATCGCCTGCTGGAACATCTATGAACGGCCGGAGCAGAAGCCGACCTATGGGCTCGGCGTACTGCAGACCTGGTGGGTTGATGCCGAGCGCGCCCGGGCCCTGGGACTGGGAGACTGA